CTCCAAAACACAAAATGTATTATGTTTGCTAgtaaaaaacataaatgtaaatTGTGTAAAGTTTATTTTCTGTAAAATTTAGCACTGTAATACTTTAAGTAAACTGTGACTGTAAGTCATTTTACAGACTGTCTCTGTACTGATGGTTGATGTGTTATTTCCAAATAATCTTTTACAGGCTAAAACGTCTGTATTTATTCAATCATGTTACAGTGAGTCCAAAGTAAACAAATCTGTACGGCTCTTAAGTGCCACATGGGGACTGTGGGTTAGGACTTACTGCTATTACTACTCCAGGTGGCGGAGTTTCTACTATTATATTCACGGATTCCCTTTGGACATCAACAGTCGTCAATAATTCAAAAATGTTTATTGAGATGATGTTTTAGTAAAACTACTGTGAGAAGGAAAATATGTAAAAATCTTTCGTTAGTACCAGGTAAACATTATGTCTTTTGTTGAATTATTGATTTCTGACCAATAGATAGAAAACTATTTTACTATTTTCCAATGTAAACTCTTATTTCTTTGCAGAAAATACATTATGTTTTCACTTTtaccaataaaaaaataaaggcaacCTTTCACAAAAGCATCATCTTTGCTTCGTATGCGTTCCAGTGTTTCACTAATCTCACTTATCTCACTGGGCTTTCCACATATTTCAAATGATGCACAGTAGACAGAACATGAAGCTTTGTTGAAAAAACTATGAGAGTCTCTGAAGCCTAAGGCTAAATGACAAAGTAAAGAGACGCGATGTTGGTCTGCGCGTGGAAGAAATCCTTGAGCAGaattaacacaaacagcactTTAAACAGTCCCAGAGTCAACACATGACTAATGGCATCAAGGTCAGGCAGCACAGGGACAAACAGGTTGTGCGCATTTGGTTCCACTACAAATATGTGCTGTAGTAGGACAGTGTCTGTCTTACAAGTGTTAATGTTCACCCCTGCGTCACTGCACGTCCCAGATCTCGCAGAGCAGGGGGGTGAATTTCTGGTCGTTCATTCTCCAGGACGTGAGCATCTCCGTGTGGTAATGGTTGAGCGTTCTCAGCTCCGTCAGGCGGCCCAGGAGACGAGCGAAGTACTGCGGCTCCCGCGGATGATGCAGGGCGCACAGCTtcctcagcacctccagcaTGGGCTCCTGGAGCCTCTCCACGGCCGGGTGGTCCTTCACAAAGGGCCGATCTGGGGACGGACCACCACACGCATGATCAGGGATGCCGACAATGAGAAGCCAGAAGCTGTCTGGACCAGTGAGCTGCTCGTACCTGGTGTCAGGATGGTTACAGCTGTGAGCAgagcctgctcctcctgcaccaTGTGGAGCTTGCCAATGCTTTTGTAAAAGTTGAACATGGGGGTCATGAATTCCTCCGAGATGCCTGCGAAAGAAAAGACTCATTCACAAACGGAAAAAAATAGTCTTTTGGGCTGGTTTAACGCGAGGGAGCGGCTTTAATCCCGTAATCACTGTTAATTATTAACATAAACGCTAACAGTAgtttcagctcctgcacagCTCAATAACACTGGCCTAGTTTAGATCgcagatacagtatgtggctccagcacacacacaacagaagcaTCAGTAGCAAGCACGGCCAATCAGCTGTGAGAGTTTGACTCAACTTATAATACTTCAAATTATGAACCTGAGTTTAATTTGATTTACTGGAAAACATAATAGAGAACAAATTGAAGATACATATTATCTGCTAAAGCTATTCTAAATATTAGAGCTGGATTTATAATCTGTGAATAAAAACCATGACTGGATCTGCGTTCTATTGACTGGataaaaagacaataaataCCACAGAGCTTCCCTAGTTGGGTTCGCTTTCTGACACTGGCCACGGCTTCTGCTTATGATGCTCTTCGTCTAGCAGAGTTTGACACATCATCAGGCATCCAGAAATGCCAGCAGGCCTCAGAGGGAGAAGAGTGGACAAAAGCACTCGTGATGTTTTGATAAGGAACAATGGTCTCCTTAGACAGCTCTGCTCCCTCGTCCTCCCAGACTGGCCTTTAGTGTGAATATCTGCGGTCCATTCAGGGAACCcagtgacgcacacacacccctgccATCGCTGCTCTAGCCTGTCTAACTGTCCAGCCCCGGTGACATAATGACACCCTGCATACATATTTGATATATGTGCAGAGGGCGCAGCGCTGAAACCGCTCGGATTTGGAAAAAGCCTTTCCGCGGCAacttctgccacacacacacacacacacacacacacacacacacacacacacacacacacacacacacacacacacacacacacacacacacacacacacacacacacacacttaacctGCGTGAAACTACACCCTGCCAGGGTAACCCACACCGAGGCAAAGCTCAACAGGTCAGCACACGTCTCCCAGCTGCATCGCACAGAGCAGGCCGCTCAATTATTAAAAGGAGGATCGGACTAGATGCGGCCGCTGGAAACACGAATGCCCCGACGACGAAGGAGCAGGTCCCGCAGCGGTTCCCCGAAGGTCATGAATCAGCAGaatcagctacagtagatgttggACGCTATGATTAGTTATCATCAGTTGTCAAGCATCTAACCAGCACCAGTCCGGCCCACTGACCGCTGTTGCGTATCCTCTCCTCCAGAACCTCTGTGTGTCCGTTGGGCATCTTGGTGCTTAAAACCTGAGCGGAGCGCAGAAACATGGCCTCCACAGCCGAGCCCTTCAGCAGAGCGATCTGATCCTCATGATCCAGAGACAGGAAGCCTGGCAGACGCACAGCACTCGTTACCAAAAGCAAGGGGCGATGAGGACATGGTGTTTTATTTTAGGTGGgacctacagtaaatatacCTAAACTATAAGAGTCTAAGGAAAAATTCACCTGGGATATTTTTAGTGAACTCCACCAGAACTTGAACTTGACTTGTTGCCATTTCTGTCAACAGGATGAAGTTTTCCTCCGCACTGTACTGTTCTTGTAGCTGTGAGGGAAACAGCGTTGATGACGGTGAACTAAGTGTGTTGTTGGGAGCCATATGGAGGTTATTACACATTCTTTATTGGAGTTACCAGTTTTTTGGTCACATCTTGAGGGATTTGATGTCTGTTATAGGAATCTACTATGACTTTCATGAAAGCCTGCTGCTCTTTGGTGATTTCAGCTTTCTCCTGCATTGAATATAAAAAGAAATCTCACTAAACAACATCAAAGTGGGCAG
The genomic region above belongs to Betta splendens chromosome 6, fBetSpl5.4, whole genome shotgun sequence and contains:
- the nr1h4 gene encoding bile acid receptor isoform X6, translating into MEPIMSTPYYPTQNYYPQYNGDEWYSHTGIYELKRGPLDGSCDGEMEESSSDVAPVACKRTRHVSQPGRVKGEELCVVCGDKASGYHYNALTCEGCKGFFRRSITKNAVYKCKSGGNCEMDMYMRRKCQECRLRKCKEMGMLAELASRGAVKGCLGLLTEIQCKSKRLRKNTKASPAQSTGDETEGADNTDSKHVSSTTRLLKEKAEITKEQQAFMKVIVDSYNRHQIPQDVTKKLLQEQYSAEENFILLTEMATSQVQVLVEFTKNIPGFLSLDHEDQIALLKGSAVEAMFLRSAQVLSTKMPNGHTEVLEERIRNSGISEEFMTPMFNFYKSIGKLHMVQEEQALLTAVTILTPDRPFVKDHPAVERLQEPMLEVLRKLCALHHPREPQYFARLLGRLTELRTLNHYHTEMLTSWRMNDQKFTPLLCEIWDVQ
- the nr1h4 gene encoding bile acid receptor isoform X5 — its product is MAMVQTTSSTDILADQGSPLLQDPDLLPFSSYPSVQYPPMEPIMSTPYYPTQNYYPQYNGDEWYSHTGIYELKRGPLDGSCDGEMEESSSDVAPVACKRTRHVSQPGRVKGEELCVVCGDKASGYHYNALTCEGCKGFFRRSITKNAVYKCKSGGNCEMDMYMRRKCQECRLRKCKEMGMLAECLLTEIQCKSKRLRKNTKASPAQSTGDETEGADNTDSKHVSSTTRLLKEKAEITKEQQAFMKVIVDSYNRHQIPQDVTKKLLQEQYSAEENFILLTEMATSQVQVLVEFTKNIPGFLSLDHEDQIALLKGSAVEAMFLRSAQVLSTKMPNGHTEVLEERIRNSGISEEFMTPMFNFYKSIGKLHMVQEEQALLTAVTILTPDRPFVKDHPAVERLQEPMLEVLRKLCALHHPREPQYFARLLGRLTELRTLNHYHTEMLTSWRMNDQKFTPLLCEIWDVQ